From a single Sphingosinicellaceae bacterium genomic region:
- a CDS encoding thioredoxin family protein, whose product MRYAPSVFAVLAAFGTAVPAAIATPAAAAAPVVQPYDQAAFDAAQKAGKPILVWVHAPWCPVCREQAKTIARVTAEPAYRNMQVFRIDYDTQKPLWQKFGATMQSTLIAFHGKRETGRIAHDTDDIKVSAVISSAIA is encoded by the coding sequence ATGCGCTACGCCCCATCCGTTTTTGCCGTGCTCGCCGCGTTCGGCACGGCGGTTCCCGCCGCCATCGCGACGCCGGCAGCCGCTGCCGCCCCGGTGGTTCAGCCGTATGATCAGGCCGCGTTCGACGCCGCGCAAAAGGCTGGAAAGCCAATTTTGGTGTGGGTGCATGCACCGTGGTGCCCGGTGTGTCGAGAACAGGCCAAGACGATCGCGCGCGTGACGGCAGAACCGGCTTACCGCAACATGCAAGTCTTTCGCATTGATTATGACACGCAGAAGCCCCTGTGGCAGAAGTTTGGCGCGACCATGCAGTCGACGTTGATTGCCTTCCACGGCAAGCGCGAAACCGGCCGCATTGCCCACGACACTGACGACATCAAGGTCTCAGCCGTCATCAGCAGCGCCATCGCCTGA